A single region of the Aurantiacibacter sp. MUD11 genome encodes:
- a CDS encoding penicillin-binding protein 1A, whose amino-acid sequence MTNDISSTLQTAWGRFRDSTSWLGEPLRAAWREKRWFRIGGYLVGFGLVMTLLGWIFLTRDLPDAETLLDYEPNLPTVVRGVDGEIVHRYERERRIELQFKDFPEQLMNAYISAEDETFWTHGGIDAGGFINAVIDYVSKMGSDERAVGGSTITQQVAKNILVGNEYSVTRKLREMILATRIEGILSKEEIITLYLNEIPLGRRSHGVQAASLAYFDKDVGDLELHEMAYLAILPRAPEVYSREANFETARARRNLVLDQMEDNGFITVAERDAAKARPLGIVQGQRRERFADAGYFLEEVRRELIERFGEEAEDGPNSVYAGGLWVRTSLDTELQDAARDSLRAAMLRYHGNRGWEGPIATINPDNGDLTEQLRSSYLSINYQNWRVGVITARSGASATIGFADGVEAPLTDFADAVKVGDVVAASPNGNSWRLRTVPTVSGGFLAMAPDTGRVLAMQGGFDSRLGSFNRAVQANRQPGSTVKPFVYATGLENGMTPASMIPDEQYCYYQGANLGEHCFTNFGGERGGGEYPMRYGLEQSKNLMTVHIAMDSGMENVVDTFERVGLAEEGAYDPLPAIALGAGDTTVEKMTAAYAMLVNHGRLNDPTVIDYVQDRHGRVIWRADERECTGCNMDEWDGEPMPRFGRRGRQVLDARTAFQTVHMLTGVVQRGTAVRLRSLDMPLFGKTGTSSGPTNAWFVGGSPDIVAGTYLGFDQPRNMGGWIQGGNTAAPIFRQFVEETRDHWSGRPFIAPRGVRMVRVDRRTGRRVFDAWPTDDPLAPVIWEAFKPDTEPRRNQRQDEIDAMRELIIAQLRRQRDGAFDRTNQGEREDFAEEQGGIY is encoded by the coding sequence ATGACGAACGACATTTCTTCCACCCTGCAGACCGCCTGGGGCCGATTCCGCGACAGCACCAGCTGGCTGGGCGAGCCCTTGCGCGCGGCCTGGCGGGAAAAGCGCTGGTTCCGCATCGGCGGTTATCTGGTCGGCTTCGGCCTGGTCATGACCCTGCTGGGTTGGATCTTCCTGACGCGTGATCTGCCCGACGCCGAGACGCTGCTGGATTACGAGCCGAACCTGCCCACCGTGGTGCGCGGCGTGGATGGTGAAATCGTCCACCGCTACGAGCGTGAGCGACGCATCGAGCTGCAGTTCAAGGATTTCCCCGAGCAGCTGATGAACGCCTACATCTCGGCCGAGGACGAGACGTTCTGGACCCACGGCGGCATCGATGCCGGCGGCTTCATCAACGCCGTGATCGACTACGTTTCCAAGATGGGGTCTGACGAGCGCGCCGTGGGCGGCTCCACCATTACCCAGCAGGTCGCCAAGAACATCCTCGTCGGCAACGAATACTCGGTGACGCGCAAGCTGCGCGAGATGATCCTGGCCACCCGCATCGAGGGCATTCTCTCGAAGGAAGAGATCATCACGCTCTACCTCAACGAGATCCCGCTCGGCCGTCGCTCGCATGGCGTGCAGGCCGCGTCGCTGGCCTATTTCGACAAGGACGTGGGCGACCTGGAGCTGCACGAGATGGCCTATCTGGCGATCCTGCCGCGTGCGCCCGAAGTGTACAGCCGGGAAGCCAATTTCGAGACCGCGCGGGCGCGCCGCAACCTCGTGCTCGACCAGATGGAGGACAATGGCTTCATCACTGTCGCAGAACGTGATGCGGCCAAGGCTCGCCCGCTGGGCATCGTCCAGGGCCAGCGGCGCGAGCGCTTTGCCGATGCCGGCTATTTCCTCGAGGAAGTCCGCCGCGAACTGATCGAGCGTTTCGGCGAGGAAGCTGAGGACGGCCCGAACAGCGTCTACGCCGGCGGCCTGTGGGTGCGGACCTCGCTCGACACCGAGCTGCAGGATGCGGCCCGCGATTCGCTGCGTGCGGCCATGCTGCGCTATCACGGAAACCGGGGCTGGGAAGGGCCGATCGCCACGATCAATCCCGACAACGGCGACCTGACCGAGCAGCTGCGCAGCTCCTATCTCTCGATCAATTACCAGAACTGGCGGGTGGGCGTGATCACCGCGCGCAGCGGCGCGTCCGCCACCATCGGTTTTGCCGACGGCGTGGAGGCTCCGCTGACCGATTTCGCCGATGCGGTGAAGGTGGGCGATGTCGTCGCCGCTTCGCCGAATGGCAACAGCTGGCGCCTGCGCACCGTCCCGACGGTATCGGGCGGGTTCCTTGCCATGGCGCCCGACACCGGCCGCGTGCTGGCCATGCAGGGCGGTTTCGATTCACGCCTCGGCAGCTTCAACCGTGCGGTGCAGGCCAATCGCCAGCCCGGTTCGACGGTGAAGCCCTTCGTTTATGCCACCGGTCTCGAAAACGGGATGACTCCGGCATCGATGATCCCGGACGAGCAGTACTGCTACTATCAGGGCGCTAACCTTGGTGAGCACTGCTTCACCAACTTCGGCGGTGAGCGCGGCGGCGGCGAATACCCGATGCGCTACGGACTGGAGCAGTCGAAGAACCTGATGACCGTCCACATCGCCATGGATTCGGGCATGGAGAACGTGGTCGATACCTTCGAGCGCGTGGGCCTTGCCGAAGAAGGCGCCTACGACCCGCTGCCCGCCATCGCGCTGGGTGCGGGCGACACCACGGTCGAAAAGATGACCGCCGCCTATGCCATGCTGGTCAATCACGGGCGCCTCAACGATCCGACCGTGATCGACTATGTGCAGGATCGCCATGGCCGCGTGATCTGGCGCGCCGACGAGCGCGAATGCACCGGCTGCAACATGGACGAGTGGGATGGCGAGCCGATGCCGCGCTTCGGCCGTCGCGGACGGCAGGTGCTGGATGCGCGCACCGCCTTCCAGACCGTGCACATGCTCACCGGCGTGGTCCAGCGCGGTACCGCCGTGCGCCTGCGCTCTCTCGACATGCCGCTGTTCGGCAAGACCGGCACCAGTTCCGGCCCGACCAATGCCTGGTTCGTCGGCGGCTCGCCCGATATCGTGGCGGGCACCTATCTGGGCTTCGACCAGCCACGCAACATGGGTGGGTGGATCCAGGGCGGCAACACGGCGGCGCCGATCTTCCGGCAATTCGTGGAGGAGACGCGCGACCACTGGAGCGGACGCCCCTTCATCGCCCCGCGCGGCGTGCGCATGGTCCGCGTGGACCGGCGCACCGGGCGCCGGGTGTTTGACGCCTGGCCGACGGACGATCCGCTCGCGCCAGTCATCTGGGAAGCCTTCAAGCCCGATACCGAACCGCGCCGGAACCAGCGGCAGGACGAGATCGACGCCATGCGCGAGCTGATCATCGCCCAGCTGCGGCGCCAGCGCGATGGCGCCTTCGACCGCACCAACCAGGGTGAGCGCGAGGACTTTGCCGAGGAGCAGGGCGGCATCTACTGA
- a CDS encoding N-acetylmuramoyl-L-alanine amidase family protein, giving the protein MSQRLQIGLLFSLPVLLLGALYAVGAAIPVPVLWRDYVVRVPLPEEGGTIGLPEILGPDDPTRPLIVIDAGHGGPDPGTVSEDYREKAIVLGLARALRDRLLEEGGIRVAMTRDDDSFIVLDERAEIARALGADLFLSIHADSAGDREGVTGASIYTLSETASSEAAARFAEKENSVDVVNGVDLSGQDETVNAILVELSQRRTSEQSVEFAELIQREGEGVLRFHPQARRSAALAVLRAPDVPGVLFEAGFVTNPEDAERLASAEGRERFADAMARAIRIYFARQSGAT; this is encoded by the coding sequence ATGTCGCAGCGCTTGCAGATCGGCCTGCTGTTTTCCCTCCCGGTGCTGTTGCTGGGGGCGCTCTATGCGGTCGGCGCAGCGATACCCGTGCCGGTATTGTGGCGTGATTACGTGGTTCGCGTGCCCTTGCCGGAGGAAGGCGGGACGATCGGCCTTCCCGAAATCCTTGGTCCCGACGATCCGACTCGCCCGCTGATCGTGATCGACGCAGGGCATGGTGGGCCTGACCCGGGCACCGTGAGCGAGGATTATCGCGAGAAGGCCATCGTGCTGGGCCTCGCCCGCGCACTGCGGGACAGGCTGCTGGAGGAAGGCGGCATCCGCGTCGCCATGACGCGGGATGACGACAGCTTCATCGTGCTGGATGAACGCGCCGAGATTGCCCGTGCGCTGGGGGCGGACCTGTTCCTGTCGATCCACGCCGATTCCGCCGGCGACCGCGAAGGCGTGACCGGTGCCAGCATCTACACGCTGTCGGAAACCGCCTCTTCCGAGGCTGCCGCCCGGTTCGCGGAGAAGGAAAACAGCGTCGACGTGGTCAACGGGGTGGACCTTTCCGGGCAGGACGAGACGGTGAATGCCATCCTCGTCGAACTTTCCCAGCGGCGTACGTCGGAGCAGTCTGTCGAATTCGCCGAACTGATCCAGCGCGAGGGGGAGGGCGTGCTGCGCTTCCATCCCCAGGCACGGCGTTCTGCCGCCCTGGCCGTGCTGCGGGCGCCCGATGTTCCCGGCGTATTGTTCGAGGCCGGCTTCGTCACCAACCCGGAAGACGCGGAGAGGCTGGCCTCGGCCGAAGGGCGAGAGCGATTTGCCGATGCCATGGCCCGCGCCATCCGCATCTATTTCGCGCGCCAGTCGGGGGCGACCTGA
- a CDS encoding Rne/Rng family ribonuclease gives MATRMLIDARHPEETRVAVLKGNRIEEFDFESAEHKQIKGNIYLAKVTRVEPSLQAAFVDFGGNRHGFLAFSEIHPDYYQIPAADREALLAEEQAAAEEEAKLRAEEDDYEDGEDAELDAGDGDDEDDDEPEAGVEEIDTSEKDDVATIEDGHVENGEDAAEDADDSEEDDGESGEEKPRGRGRARGRRQGRRGGSRAKEIDEARAKRQALRRRYKIQDVIQRRQVLLVQVAKEERGNKGAALTTYLSLAGRYCVLMPNSSHGGGISRKISNGGDRKRLKQIVNELKLPKSMGLIVRTAGLQRTKTEIKRDFDYLARLWDEIRERTLGSSAPSMIHSDSDLIKRAIRDIYNREIEEVVVEGEEGYKSAKAFMKLLMPSHARRVKHYSDPVPLFQRYGAEDQLSAMYDPMVQLKSGGYLIINPTEALVSIDINSGRSTKEHGIEQTALHTNLEAAREIARQLRLRDMAGLVVIDFIDMERTGNVRKVERAMKDALKNDRARIQVGRISGFGLMEMSRQRLRTGVLEATTRQCPHCDGTGLVRTASSAGLSALRLIEDEAAKGKGTVITLYASTEAAVYLLNAKRADLAEIEERYGVTVEVKPEGEDEGAKMRVTSSGPKPSSAPKFDPIIDDDDDDDIEEDDDDTAAEDDDDGASRKKRRRRRRGGRGRNKNRQQDEDSEDSSEDDGEEGSADDSAENDSEDGESKPRRRRGRRGGRNRNRKRQDEDQSEESQDSEAKEEETADAEAQAPAEEAPAEEAKPKKRTRRKKAEPKEEAEGEGEVEAKAEEAPAEEEKPKKRTRRKKSDTAEAKEEPKAEEPAAEEAPKPKRTRRKKAETVAKATDESSDDGPAVTEVAAPEAAADQPEADVADADGVEDDGSPRRGGWWQRTFGN, from the coding sequence ATGGCAACGCGCATGCTTATCGATGCGCGCCACCCGGAAGAAACGCGGGTGGCGGTGCTCAAGGGAAACCGGATTGAGGAGTTCGACTTCGAATCTGCCGAGCACAAGCAGATCAAGGGCAATATCTACCTAGCAAAAGTCACCAGGGTCGAACCGTCGCTGCAAGCGGCCTTCGTCGACTTCGGCGGCAATCGCCACGGTTTCCTCGCTTTCAGCGAAATCCATCCCGACTACTACCAGATCCCGGCAGCCGATCGTGAAGCCCTGCTCGCCGAAGAGCAGGCTGCGGCCGAGGAAGAAGCCAAGCTTCGCGCCGAGGAAGACGATTACGAGGACGGCGAGGACGCCGAACTGGACGCTGGTGACGGCGACGACGAGGATGACGACGAGCCGGAAGCCGGTGTCGAGGAGATCGACACCAGCGAGAAGGACGACGTCGCCACCATCGAGGATGGCCACGTAGAAAACGGCGAAGATGCCGCTGAAGACGCGGACGATTCCGAAGAAGACGACGGCGAAAGCGGCGAGGAAAAGCCGCGTGGTCGCGGTCGTGCTCGCGGGCGTCGTCAGGGCCGTCGCGGCGGCTCGCGTGCCAAGGAAATCGACGAGGCTCGCGCCAAGCGCCAGGCTCTGCGTCGCCGTTACAAGATCCAGGACGTCATCCAGCGCCGCCAGGTGCTGCTGGTGCAGGTCGCCAAGGAAGAGCGTGGCAACAAGGGCGCCGCCCTCACCACCTATCTCTCGCTGGCTGGCCGCTACTGTGTCCTCATGCCCAATTCCAGCCACGGTGGCGGCATCTCGCGCAAGATTTCTAACGGCGGGGATCGCAAGCGCCTGAAGCAGATCGTGAACGAGCTGAAACTGCCCAAGTCGATGGGCCTGATCGTTCGCACCGCCGGGCTCCAGCGCACCAAGACCGAGATCAAGCGCGACTTCGACTATCTCGCCCGCCTGTGGGACGAGATCCGCGAACGCACGCTGGGTTCCAGCGCGCCGAGCATGATCCATTCGGATTCGGACCTCATCAAGCGCGCCATCCGCGACATCTATAATCGCGAGATCGAGGAAGTCGTGGTCGAGGGCGAAGAGGGCTACAAGTCCGCCAAGGCCTTCATGAAGCTGCTGATGCCCAGCCACGCACGGCGGGTGAAGCACTATTCCGACCCCGTGCCGCTGTTCCAGCGTTACGGCGCGGAAGACCAACTGTCGGCGATGTACGACCCGATGGTGCAGCTGAAATCGGGTGGCTACCTGATCATCAACCCGACCGAGGCACTGGTGTCGATCGACATCAACTCGGGCCGTTCCACCAAGGAGCACGGGATCGAGCAGACCGCGCTGCACACCAACCTTGAAGCCGCGCGTGAAATCGCCCGCCAGCTGCGCCTGCGCGACATGGCCGGCCTGGTGGTGATCGACTTCATCGACATGGAGCGCACCGGCAACGTGCGGAAGGTTGAGCGCGCCATGAAGGATGCGCTCAAGAACGACCGCGCGCGCATCCAGGTGGGCCGCATTTCGGGCTTCGGCCTGATGGAGATGAGCCGCCAGCGCCTGCGTACCGGCGTACTCGAAGCCACCACGCGCCAGTGCCCGCACTGCGACGGCACCGGCCTGGTCCGCACCGCCAGCTCCGCCGGCCTGTCGGCCCTGCGCCTGATCGAGGACGAGGCAGCCAAGGGCAAGGGCACGGTAATCACGCTCTATGCCTCCACCGAAGCGGCCGTGTACCTGCTCAACGCCAAGCGCGCCGACCTTGCCGAGATAGAGGAACGCTATGGCGTGACCGTGGAAGTGAAGCCGGAAGGCGAGGACGAAGGCGCCAAGATGCGCGTCACCTCGTCCGGTCCGAAGCCCTCTTCCGCGCCGAAGTTCGACCCGATCATCGACGACGATGACGACGACGACATCGAGGAAGACGACGACGATACCGCCGCCGAGGACGATGATGACGGCGCTTCGCGCAAGAAGCGCCGCCGCCGCCGTCGCGGTGGCCGTGGCCGCAACAAGAACCGCCAGCAGGACGAGGACTCCGAAGACTCGTCCGAGGACGATGGCGAGGAAGGTTCGGCCGACGACAGCGCCGAGAACGACAGCGAAGACGGCGAAAGCAAGCCCCGTCGCCGCCGTGGCCGTCGCGGCGGACGCAACCGCAATCGCAAGCGCCAGGACGAGGACCAGTCCGAGGAATCGCAGGACAGCGAAGCCAAGGAAGAGGAGACCGCTGACGCCGAGGCCCAAGCTCCGGCAGAGGAAGCTCCTGCCGAAGAGGCCAAGCCGAAGAAGCGCACGCGTCGGAAGAAGGCCGAACCCAAGGAAGAGGCCGAGGGCGAGGGCGAGGTAGAAGCCAAGGCAGAGGAAGCTCCTGCCGAGGAAGAGAAGCCGAAGAAGCGCACCCGTCGCAAGAAGTCCGACACCGCCGAAGCCAAGGAAGAACCCAAGGCCGAGGAACCTGCGGCCGAAGAAGCTCCCAAGCCGAAGCGCACCCGTCGCAAGAAGGCGGAAACGGTCGCCAAGGCAACGGATGAAAGCAGTGACGACGGTCCCGCCGTCACCGAAGTCGCTGCGCCGGAAGCTGCCGCAGACCAACCCGAGGCAGACGTCGCCGATGCCGATGGTGTCGAAGACGACGGCTCACCGCGTCGCGGTGGCTGGTGGCAGCGCACCTTCGGTAACTAA
- a CDS encoding NTP transferase domain-containing protein — translation MDPLPVTVIVLAAQRTGVVNPLAARAGVSHKCLAPICERPLIEHVMEALTTLPAIREIRVVLEPEGQAEVDTVLEQFRSRGMPITLVDSNPNIVESVLAATKGEDGPFVVTTADNVLLTHDGFEQVREAMREADGVIGVTTRERVWAVHRQGQRGFYDFKDAGYANCNLYGLANRKGLNAAEIFREGGQFQANPGRLLRAVGLFNILLMRFGLVTFPNGLRRVGKRFGAKLEPVIFEDGALAIDVDNERTYAICEWVLGQRLGMDIPKPEIAPDA, via the coding sequence ATGGATCCGCTACCGGTAACCGTCATCGTGCTGGCTGCCCAGCGCACTGGCGTCGTCAACCCCCTCGCCGCGCGCGCGGGAGTAAGCCACAAGTGCCTGGCACCGATTTGCGAGCGACCGCTGATCGAGCACGTGATGGAAGCGCTGACCACCCTGCCCGCCATCCGCGAGATTCGCGTGGTGCTGGAGCCGGAGGGACAGGCCGAAGTCGACACCGTGCTGGAACAGTTCCGCAGTCGCGGGATGCCGATCACATTGGTCGACAGCAATCCCAACATCGTTGAAAGCGTGCTGGCGGCGACGAAAGGCGAAGACGGTCCCTTCGTCGTCACCACCGCCGACAACGTGCTGCTGACCCACGATGGCTTCGAACAGGTCCGCGAGGCGATGCGCGAAGCCGACGGGGTTATCGGCGTCACCACCCGCGAACGTGTATGGGCCGTGCACCGCCAGGGCCAACGCGGATTCTACGATTTCAAGGATGCCGGCTACGCGAACTGCAACCTATACGGGCTGGCCAACCGCAAGGGACTGAACGCGGCGGAAATTTTCCGTGAAGGCGGCCAGTTCCAGGCCAATCCCGGTCGCCTGTTGCGGGCCGTGGGCCTGTTCAACATCCTGCTGATGCGCTTTGGTCTCGTCACCTTCCCCAACGGCCTGCGCCGCGTCGGCAAGCGCTTCGGAGCGAAGCTGGAGCCGGTGATCTTCGAAGACGGCGCGCTCGCCATCGATGTCGATAACGAGCGTACCTATGCCATCTGCGAGTGGGTGCTGGGACAGCGGCTGGGAATGGACATTCCCAAGCCGGAAATCGCCCCGGACGCCTGA
- a CDS encoding class I SAM-dependent methyltransferase — translation MGLAQWYDETILPKVVKFGCGSEDVDELRRQVVPLAKGAVFELGCGGGYNQRHYDREAVTSFSGIDPNASLLQDARQRAAERGWDADIREGKGEAIPFGDGAFDTVVCTYTLCSVDNPQQVLSEMRRVLKPGGRLLFLEHGKAPDPGPAKWQRRIEPVWKHLAGNCHLTREVGGSIRKAGFEIEPIGQEYFEKAPKWAGWMEWGMARRAGA, via the coding sequence ATGGGATTGGCCCAGTGGTATGACGAGACCATCCTGCCGAAGGTGGTCAAGTTTGGATGCGGTTCGGAGGACGTCGACGAACTGCGGCGCCAGGTAGTGCCTTTGGCAAAGGGCGCAGTATTCGAATTGGGGTGCGGCGGTGGCTATAACCAGCGGCACTACGATCGCGAGGCAGTCACCAGCTTTTCCGGCATCGATCCGAACGCCAGCCTGCTGCAAGACGCCCGGCAGCGGGCGGCTGAAAGAGGGTGGGACGCCGATATTCGCGAAGGCAAGGGAGAGGCCATCCCGTTTGGCGATGGCGCCTTCGATACGGTTGTCTGCACCTACACCTTGTGCTCGGTCGACAATCCGCAGCAGGTCCTGTCGGAGATGCGCCGCGTGCTGAAGCCTGGCGGGCGGCTGCTGTTCCTTGAGCATGGCAAGGCGCCTGACCCAGGCCCGGCGAAATGGCAGCGACGGATAGAACCGGTGTGGAAGCACCTGGCCGGCAACTGCCACCTCACGCGCGAAGTCGGCGGCTCGATCCGCAAGGCCGGATTCGAGATCGAGCCGATCGGACAGGAATATTTCGAGAAGGCCCCGAAATGGGCGGGCTGGATGGAATGGGGAATGGCGCGGCGCGCCGGCGCCTGA
- a CDS encoding D-alanine--D-alanine ligase family protein, whose protein sequence is MSKEIAPLRIPEEAKERVRMLFMAKHALWGGGMHPEDGNHAIYHHEVRTTLEGLGLNLQFANSYDVLFTRPDVDFVFPLLNRGGFVNSEMLIPILCNMHRIPYLGAMPFLRGLGDDKSVSKLVSTHAGVPTAPWFCYRRGAPVLEQDLPPSPDGRWVIKPNASSASWGISDAFDWNGVTNALADIHGQGHDAIVEPYLDGYDVQCAFITIDNEPVALPMLWYERENTQKLWTYYEKRDLVPNTEKAALKRFDHPELAPKIEEMARKVAREFVPFDYGRIEFRVDLKTGDINFIEINLNCNLWSEKVMAKAAAQAGFSHADLMETLLAECWRRNALIS, encoded by the coding sequence ATGAGCAAAGAAATTGCCCCGCTCCGCATCCCCGAAGAGGCGAAAGAGCGCGTGCGGATGTTGTTCATGGCGAAGCACGCCCTGTGGGGCGGCGGCATGCACCCGGAGGACGGCAACCACGCCATCTATCACCACGAGGTGCGCACGACGCTGGAAGGCCTTGGGCTTAATCTCCAGTTTGCAAACAGTTATGACGTGCTGTTCACACGGCCTGACGTCGACTTCGTGTTCCCGCTGCTCAATCGCGGGGGCTTCGTGAACTCCGAAATGCTGATCCCCATCCTGTGCAACATGCACCGCATCCCGTACCTGGGGGCGATGCCCTTCCTGCGCGGGCTGGGCGACGACAAGTCGGTCTCGAAGCTGGTTTCGACTCACGCGGGAGTGCCGACGGCGCCGTGGTTCTGCTATCGCCGCGGTGCCCCGGTGCTGGAACAGGACCTGCCGCCCTCGCCCGATGGCCGCTGGGTGATCAAGCCCAATGCCTCCTCCGCCAGCTGGGGCATATCCGATGCCTTCGATTGGAACGGGGTAACCAATGCGCTGGCCGACATCCACGGCCAGGGCCACGATGCTATCGTGGAACCCTATCTGGACGGGTATGATGTGCAGTGCGCCTTCATCACCATCGACAACGAGCCGGTGGCCCTGCCGATGCTGTGGTACGAGCGCGAGAACACGCAGAAGCTGTGGACCTATTACGAAAAGCGCGACCTTGTCCCGAATACGGAGAAGGCGGCGCTGAAGCGGTTCGACCATCCTGAACTGGCCCCGAAGATCGAGGAAATGGCGAGGAAGGTCGCTCGCGAATTCGTGCCCTTCGACTATGGCCGCATAGAGTTCCGCGTCGACCTGAAGACCGGCGACATCAACTTCATCGAGATCAACCTCAACTGCAACCTGTGGTCGGAAAAGGTGATGGCCAAGGCCGCCGCCCAGGCCGGCTTCAGCCATGCAGACCTGATGGAAACCCTGCTGGCGGAATGCTGGCGCCGCAATGCGCTGATCAGCTAG
- a CDS encoding SDR family NAD(P)-dependent oxidoreductase has product MAFTRAAVFGSSGGIGAALVEALAMRGIEVFAGSRSGAGPDLPRVTPFRFDFDDEASIAAAAEGWRDAPPDLVMVTTGVLTLENGTGPERSYKQVDPEAMARVLYLNTIGPALVAKHVLPLFPRNAPATFAAISARVGSISDNRIGGWHSYRASKAALNQLIRNFAIELGRTHKQAVVVGLHPGTVDTALSKPFQSNLPEGQLITPEKSASCLLDVIDNLAPAQSGGLFDWKGKLVEP; this is encoded by the coding sequence ATGGCATTCACGCGTGCAGCGGTTTTCGGCAGCAGCGGCGGAATTGGCGCGGCGCTGGTGGAGGCACTGGCCATGCGCGGGATCGAGGTGTTTGCGGGTTCGCGCTCAGGTGCAGGCCCGGATTTGCCGCGGGTGACCCCGTTTCGGTTCGATTTCGACGATGAAGCCTCGATTGCCGCCGCGGCAGAGGGTTGGCGTGACGCGCCACCCGATCTCGTGATGGTAACCACCGGCGTGCTGACGCTGGAGAACGGCACCGGACCCGAACGCAGCTACAAGCAGGTCGACCCCGAGGCGATGGCGCGGGTGCTCTATCTCAACACCATCGGGCCGGCCCTGGTGGCAAAGCACGTGCTGCCGCTGTTCCCGCGTAATGCGCCTGCGACCTTCGCCGCCATCTCGGCCCGGGTCGGCTCCATTTCGGACAATCGCATCGGTGGCTGGCACAGCTATCGCGCCAGCAAGGCCGCGCTGAACCAGCTGATCCGCAATTTCGCCATCGAGTTGGGCCGCACGCACAAGCAGGCCGTGGTCGTCGGCTTGCATCCCGGAACGGTCGACACCGCGCTGTCCAAGCCGTTCCAGTCCAATCTGCCAGAAGGCCAGCTGATCACGCCGGAGAAGTCGGCGTCATGCCTGCTGGACGTGATCGACAACCTCGCTCCCGCGCAAAGCGGCGGGCTGTTCGACTGGAAGGGAAAGCTGGTCGAACCCTAG
- a CDS encoding succinate dehydrogenase iron-sulfur subunit produces the protein MATFTLPKNSKIRKDGEVHKAETSGRIRKFRIYRYDPDSGENPRYDTFEIDLDECGPMVLDALFKIKNEIDPTLTFRRSCREGICGSCSMNMNGKNGLACTTAIEDVKGDIRITPLPHMEVIKDLVPDFTHFYAQYASIRPWLQTVSTTPSGKERLQSPEQREKLDGLYECILCACCSTSCPSYWWNSDKFLGPAILLQAYRWLADSRDEMTGERLDELEDPFRLYRCHTIMNCANVCPKGLSPAKAIAEIKKMQAERHV, from the coding sequence ATGGCTACCTTCACCCTCCCCAAGAACAGCAAGATCCGCAAGGACGGCGAGGTTCACAAGGCCGAGACAAGCGGCCGGATCCGCAAGTTCCGCATCTATCGCTATGATCCCGACAGCGGCGAAAACCCGCGCTACGACACCTTCGAGATCGACCTCGACGAGTGCGGCCCGATGGTCCTCGACGCGCTGTTCAAGATCAAGAACGAGATCGACCCGACGCTGACCTTCCGCCGTTCCTGCCGCGAAGGGATCTGCGGGTCGTGCTCGATGAACATGAACGGCAAGAACGGCCTCGCCTGTACCACCGCGATCGAGGACGTGAAGGGCGATATCCGCATCACCCCGCTGCCGCACATGGAAGTGATCAAGGACCTCGTTCCCGACTTCACCCACTTCTACGCGCAGTACGCCTCGATCCGTCCGTGGCTGCAGACCGTTTCCACCACGCCTTCGGGCAAGGAACGCCTGCAGTCGCCCGAACAGCGCGAGAAGCTGGATGGCCTGTACGAGTGCATCCTGTGCGCCTGCTGCTCCACCTCCTGCCCGTCGTACTGGTGGAACAGCGACAAGTTCCTTGGCCCGGCGATTCTGCTGCAGGCCTATCGCTGGCTGGCCGACAGCCGCGACGAGATGACCGGTGAGCGGCTCGACGAACTGGAAGATCCCTTCCGCCTGTATCGCTGCCACACGATCATGAACTGCGCCAATGTCTGCCCCAAGGGCCTGTCGCCCGCCAAGGCGATCGCCGAAATCAAGAAGATGCAGGCCGAGAGGCACGTCTGA